The genomic interval ATTCTGAATTAGTGGACCACCATATATAGCACTACTAATTTAGATTGATTTGAGAGAGAAAGGTTTGTTGGCTTGTTTTGAAAGGTAAGTTATCCAAGGTTGGATGCAGAAAGACAGTGGAAAAAAGACTAGTCTTTGGACTTCCTTGTGAGTTGTCAAATGAAGGTGAAAATTGCTGTGCATTTTAACTATGTGACAAGAAAACTGAATCTCTTGCTTGTGAAGCAAAATCTCTTGGCCAATGCGTAGGTTTTAAAGTGTAGCCTTAGAATGTTTGGGGGTCCCGGCCTGCTTTTTGGGATTTGAAGCTTGCAAGCTCCTTTGGTATCCTTCATATATTCCAGCAATCATCCCTAGCTAGCCACTTGTTATGAATGATTTAAACCCTGCACGTCTCTCACAACATTATCATCAACACAAACATCACTCCAAACATTACCatcaacaacaaacatcatCTGATTACATCCATCATTTGCacttttgaagaaagaaaaatgataggAAGATTATTCTGTTTTCTGCTAGCACTGCAAACAGTGAGTTTGGTTTCTGCAATTAGGAAGCCATTTCTTCCAGGTTAGTTACACTTACATCACACCGTTCTGAAGATTGACTTCCTTCTATTAGCTGCAATTGTAGGTTTATCATACCTCAACTGTAACTTATAAATCAGCTGTGATATTTCTCCAAAACTTTTCAAACATACCTGTAGTAAGAAAATGGCATTTAAGTGGCTTGCCCTCAGAACTTTCAGCTCAGTGTACATTTTTAGACTCTTGATCATCTCATTAAACTGTAGTTCGTAtgcttctctctttctctccttTGTTAACTGTTGTCCCTTCCTTTTCAGCCCAAGAAGAGGTTCTACAATCTCCACCACCATATACTACAGAATCAAAAAAGGTGCGTTTATCTCTCTTTTGTTTGGAACTGGGTGGTATACTTGGGTACTGATGACCAATGCATTGTTGCATTGTGTTTTCTGTCTATGTTAAAGGGTTTCATGGACATAGACACCTCAGAGACAATGCAGGAAGCATATGATAGAGGAGTGAGCAAAATAGGGTCAAGTCCACCTAGTTGTGAGCACAAGTGCTATGGTTGTGTTCCATGTGAAGCCATTCAAGTTCCCAGCACCAGCACCAGGCGCAGCCATTTGGGCATCCAGTATGCAAATTATGAGCCTGAGAGCTGGAAGTGCAAGTGTGGTCCCTCCT from Vigna radiata var. radiata cultivar VC1973A chromosome 9, Vradiata_ver6, whole genome shotgun sequence carries:
- the LOC106773078 gene encoding EPIDERMAL PATTERNING FACTOR-like protein 3 isoform X1; the protein is MIGRLFCFLLALQTVSLVSAIRKPFLPAQEEVLQSPPPYTTESKKGFMDIDTSETMQEAYDRGVSKIGSSPPSCEHKCYGCVPCEAIQVPSTSTRRSHLGIQYANYEPESWKCKCGPSFYSP